A region of Ictidomys tridecemlineatus isolate mIctTri1 chromosome 4, mIctTri1.hap1, whole genome shotgun sequence DNA encodes the following proteins:
- the Zfand5 gene encoding AN1-type zinc finger protein 5 translates to MAQETNQTPGPMLCSTGCGFYGNPRTNGMCSVCYKEHLQRQQNSGRMSPMGTASGSNSPTSDSASVQRAEASLNNCEGAAGSTSEKSRNVPVAALPVTQQMTEMSISREDKITTPKTEVSEPVVTQPSPSVSQPSTSQSEEKAPELPKPKKNRCFMCRKKVGLTGFDCRCGNLFCGLHRYSDKHNCPYDYKAEAAAKIRKENPVVVAEKIQRI, encoded by the exons ATGGCTCAGGAGACTAACCAGACCCCAGGGCCCATGCTGTGTAGTACAGGATGTGGCTTTTATGGAAATCCTAGGACAAATGGAATGTGTTCTGTTTGCTACAAAGAACATCTTCAGAGGCAGCAGAATAGTGGCAGAATGAGCCCAATGG gaacaGCCAGTGGTTCCAACAGTCCTACCTCAGATTCTGcatctgtacagagagcagaggctagctTAAACAACTGTGAAGGTGCTGCTGGCAGCACATCTGAAAAATCAAG AAATGTGCCTGTGGCTGCCTTGCCTGTAACTCAGCAAATGACAGAAATGAGCATTTCAAGAGAGGACAAAATAACTACCCCGAAAACAGAGGTGTCAGAGCCAG TTGTCACTCAGCCCAGTCCATCAGTTTCTCAGCCCAGTACTTCTCAAAGTGAAGAAAAAGCTCCTGAGTTACCCAAACCAAAGAAGAACAGATGTTTCATGTGTAGAAAGAAAGTTGGCCTTACAG GATTTGACTGCCGATGTGGAAATTTGTTTTGTGGACTTCACCGTTACTCTGACAAGCACAACTGTCCATATGATTACAAAGCAGAAGCTGCAGcaaaaatcagaaaagagaatCCAGTTGTTGTGGCTGAAAAAATCCAGAGAATATAA